Proteins from one Burkholderia oklahomensis C6786 genomic window:
- the flgG gene encoding flagellar basal-body rod protein FlgG produces the protein MNRSLYIAATGMNAQQSQMDVISNNLANVSTNGFKGSRAVFEDLLYQTVRQPGANSTQQTELPSGLQLGTGVQQVATERLYTQGALQQTGNSKDVAINGQGFFQVLMPDGTNAYTRDGSFQTNAQGQLVTSSGYQVIPAITIPQNATSLTIGSDGVVSVTQPGSNNAVQIGALQVATFINPAGLDAKGENLFAETTSSGQPNVSQPGLNGAGTLKQGYVEASNVNVVQELVNMIQTQRAYEINSKAVTTSDQMLQTVTQMSR, from the coding sequence GTGAACCGTTCCCTCTACATCGCCGCGACCGGCATGAATGCGCAGCAGTCGCAGATGGACGTGATCTCGAACAACCTCGCGAACGTGAGCACCAATGGCTTCAAGGGCTCGCGCGCGGTGTTCGAGGATCTGCTGTACCAGACCGTGCGCCAGCCGGGCGCGAATTCGACGCAGCAGACCGAGCTGCCGTCGGGCCTGCAGCTCGGCACGGGCGTCCAGCAGGTCGCGACCGAGCGCCTCTACACGCAGGGCGCGCTGCAGCAGACCGGCAACTCGAAGGACGTCGCGATCAACGGCCAGGGCTTCTTCCAGGTGCTGATGCCGGACGGCACGAACGCCTACACGCGCGACGGCTCGTTCCAGACCAATGCGCAGGGCCAGCTCGTCACGTCGAGCGGCTATCAGGTGATTCCGGCGATCACGATCCCGCAGAACGCAACGTCGCTCACGATCGGCAGCGACGGCGTCGTGTCGGTCACGCAGCCGGGCTCGAACAACGCGGTGCAGATCGGCGCGCTCCAGGTCGCGACGTTCATCAACCCCGCCGGCCTCGACGCGAAGGGCGAGAACCTGTTCGCGGAGACGACGTCGTCGGGCCAGCCGAACGTGTCGCAGCCCGGCCTGAACGGCGCGGGCACGCTCAAGCAGGGCTACGTCGAGGCGTCGAACGTGAACGTCGTCCAGGAGCTCGTCAACATGATCCAGACGCAGCGCGCGTACGAAATCAACAGCAAGGCCGTGACGACGTCCGACCAGATGCTGCAGACCGTCACGCAGATGTCGCGCTAA
- the flgH gene encoding flagellar basal body L-ring protein FlgH, translated as MKQVRFSPQPARRARIAAALAAAALALAGCAQLPREPITQQPMSVMPPMPPAMQAPGSIYNPGYAGRPLFEDQRPRNIGDILTIVIAENINATKSSGANTNRQGNTSFDVPTAGFLGGLFNKANLSAQGANKFAATGGASAANTFNGTITVTVTNVLPNGNLVVSGEKQMLINQGNEFVRFSGIVNPNTISGQNSVYSTQVADARIEYSAKGYINEAETMGWLQRFFLNIAPW; from the coding sequence ATGAAGCAGGTTCGTTTCTCCCCGCAACCGGCGCGCCGCGCGCGCATCGCGGCGGCGCTCGCCGCGGCCGCGCTCGCGCTGGCCGGCTGCGCGCAGCTGCCGCGCGAGCCGATCACGCAGCAGCCGATGTCGGTGATGCCGCCGATGCCGCCCGCGATGCAGGCGCCCGGCTCGATCTACAACCCGGGCTATGCGGGCCGGCCGCTCTTCGAGGATCAGCGGCCGCGCAACATCGGCGACATCCTGACGATCGTGATCGCGGAGAACATCAACGCGACGAAGTCGTCGGGCGCGAACACGAACCGGCAGGGCAACACGAGCTTCGACGTGCCGACGGCGGGCTTTCTCGGCGGCCTCTTCAACAAGGCGAACCTGTCCGCGCAGGGCGCGAACAAGTTCGCGGCCACGGGCGGCGCGAGCGCGGCGAACACGTTCAACGGCACGATCACCGTGACGGTGACGAACGTGCTGCCGAACGGCAACCTCGTCGTGAGCGGCGAGAAGCAGATGCTGATCAACCAGGGCAACGAATTCGTGCGCTTCTCGGGCATCGTCAATCCGAACACGATCTCGGGCCAGAACTCGGTCTATTCGACGCAGGTCGCGGACGCGAGGATCGAATACTCGGCGAAGGGCTACATCAACGAAGCCGAGACGATGGGCTGGCTGCAGCGCTTCTTCCTCAATATCGCGCCGTGGTGA
- the flgC gene encoding flagellar basal body rod protein FlgC, translating to MPSLMNIFDVAGSAMSAQSQRLNVTASNLANADSVTGPDGKPYKAKQVVFATAPMGRARTASGQGVGGVQVTKVIDDPSPMKTAYDPSNPAADQNGYVTMPNVDPVQEMVNMISASRSYQANVETLNTAKQLMLKTLTIGN from the coding sequence ATGCCTTCGTTGATGAACATTTTCGACGTCGCGGGTTCCGCGATGTCGGCCCAGTCGCAGCGTCTGAACGTGACGGCATCGAACCTCGCGAACGCCGACAGCGTGACGGGTCCCGACGGCAAGCCCTACAAGGCGAAGCAGGTGGTGTTCGCGACCGCGCCGATGGGCCGCGCGCGCACCGCGTCGGGCCAGGGCGTCGGCGGCGTGCAGGTGACCAAGGTGATCGACGATCCGTCGCCGATGAAGACGGCCTACGACCCGTCGAACCCGGCCGCCGACCAGAACGGCTACGTGACGATGCCGAACGTCGATCCGGTGCAGGAGATGGTCAACATGATTTCCGCGTCGCGCTCGTATCAGGCGAACGTCGAGACGTTGAACACCGCGAAGCAGCTGATGCTGAAGACGCTGACGATCGGCAACTGA
- a CDS encoding RebB family R body protein, translated as MAFPTSVNDQITDSVTQANTKVLGDAPAIAMGNLYQATAQALANAAHNATYAQQQSYVTAQAATTMGVATLYSLDTATTGVATTKILGT; from the coding sequence ATGGCTTTTCCGACCAGCGTCAATGACCAGATCACCGATTCCGTCACGCAGGCCAATACCAAGGTATTGGGCGACGCGCCGGCCATCGCGATGGGCAACCTGTACCAGGCCACGGCGCAAGCCTTGGCCAACGCGGCGCACAACGCGACCTATGCGCAACAGCAGAGCTACGTCACCGCGCAAGCCGCCACCACGATGGGCGTCGCAACGCTGTATTCGCTCGACACGGCCACGACCGGGGTAGCCACCACGAAGATCCTCGGCACCTGA
- the flgA gene encoding flagellar basal body P-ring formation chaperone FlgA, giving the protein MTTDASRATRTRFAVALALAGWMCAALAQQAGDGGMIVIPGRGESAEMALANANAANAASPHGANAAGAGAPAAAGWNGSGNAASAVGWNAQAAAQAAAAWNGRAGAPSEAGSNDSANASTAAEQSNGQIVIEPGPAASNGRIAASPATGWNRTANAAAPRSGWTGEANPTSTTAGSNLPASAASASARWSNPAGATAPGAANRSNPPASAAAGVNPAFRAGAASRAPVNAQQIVTVVAQGAAAPAGRPANARSAAQPWQAQRAQAAAAQGGVIPVSFRSEPAPRALPARPAPIRTAAPAANAPGAQTVAASAASANATAAAPVPAGQQDGETIRRAALAFLQQQAAGLPGKTTVTVAAAFPRGLAACTTLEPFLPSGARLWGRTTVGVRCAGERPWTIYLQAKLAVQATYYVAARQISPGEALSAADLVARDGDLTMLPLAVITDPTEAVGATALTRVAAGLPLRRDLLKSAASVSIGQTVRVVASGQGFTISAEGSVLNNAAPGQQVRVRMAAGQIVTAIVKDAATVEIPL; this is encoded by the coding sequence ATGACGACAGACGCAAGCCGCGCGACGCGCACGCGCTTTGCCGTGGCGCTCGCGCTGGCGGGCTGGATGTGCGCCGCGCTCGCGCAGCAGGCGGGCGACGGCGGGATGATCGTGATTCCGGGCCGCGGCGAATCGGCGGAGATGGCGCTCGCGAACGCGAACGCGGCGAATGCGGCGAGCCCGCACGGCGCCAATGCAGCGGGGGCGGGCGCGCCGGCCGCCGCAGGATGGAACGGATCGGGCAATGCGGCAAGCGCGGTCGGCTGGAACGCTCAGGCCGCCGCGCAGGCGGCCGCCGCGTGGAACGGCCGAGCGGGCGCGCCGTCGGAGGCCGGATCGAACGATTCCGCCAACGCCTCTACGGCAGCCGAGCAGAGCAACGGCCAGATCGTGATCGAACCGGGTCCGGCCGCATCGAACGGCCGGATTGCGGCGTCGCCCGCAACCGGATGGAACCGGACAGCGAATGCGGCCGCCCCGCGAAGCGGATGGACCGGCGAAGCGAATCCCACATCGACGACGGCCGGATCGAACCTTCCCGCAAGCGCCGCGTCGGCGAGCGCCCGATGGAGCAATCCGGCCGGCGCGACCGCGCCCGGCGCAGCGAACCGGAGCAATCCGCCCGCAAGCGCCGCTGCCGGCGTCAATCCCGCATTCCGCGCGGGCGCCGCATCGCGCGCGCCGGTCAACGCGCAGCAGATCGTGACGGTCGTCGCGCAGGGCGCGGCCGCGCCCGCTGGCCGGCCCGCGAACGCACGGTCGGCCGCCCAGCCGTGGCAGGCCCAGCGCGCCCAAGCCGCCGCCGCGCAAGGCGGCGTGATCCCCGTCTCGTTCCGCTCGGAGCCCGCGCCGCGCGCGCTGCCGGCCCGTCCCGCGCCGATTCGCACGGCCGCGCCCGCAGCGAACGCACCTGGCGCGCAGACGGTCGCCGCATCGGCCGCCTCCGCCAACGCGACCGCCGCCGCCCCGGTCCCGGCCGGCCAGCAGGACGGCGAAACGATCCGCCGCGCGGCGCTCGCGTTCCTGCAGCAGCAGGCGGCGGGCCTGCCCGGCAAGACCACCGTCACCGTCGCGGCCGCGTTCCCGCGCGGCCTCGCCGCGTGCACGACGCTCGAGCCGTTCCTGCCGTCGGGCGCGCGCCTGTGGGGCCGCACGACGGTCGGCGTGCGCTGCGCGGGCGAGCGTCCGTGGACGATCTATCTGCAGGCGAAGCTCGCCGTGCAGGCGACCTACTACGTCGCCGCGCGCCAGATCTCGCCCGGCGAGGCGCTCTCGGCCGCCGACCTCGTCGCGCGCGACGGCGACCTGACGATGCTGCCGCTCGCCGTGATCACCGATCCGACCGAGGCGGTCGGCGCGACCGCGCTCACGCGGGTCGCGGCCGGGCTGCCGCTGCGCCGGGATCTCCTGAAGAGCGCGGCGTCGGTGTCGATCGGCCAGACGGTGCGGGTCGTCGCGTCGGGGCAGGGATTCACGATTTCGGCCGAGGGCAGCGTGCTCAACAACGCGGCGCCCGGCCAGCAGGTACGGGTGCGGATGGCGGCGGGCCAGATCGTCACGGCGATCGTCAAGGACGCCGCGACGGTCGAAATCCCCCTCTAA
- a CDS encoding RebB family R body protein: MAFPTSVNDQITDSVTQANTKVLGDAPAIAMGNLYQATAQALANTAHNATNAQQQSYVTTQAATTMGVATLYSLDTAATGVATKDILSTGVRGLGS; the protein is encoded by the coding sequence ATGGCATTCCCGACCAGCGTCAATGACCAGATCACCGATTCCGTCACGCAGGCCAATACCAAGGTATTGGGCGACGCGCCGGCGATCGCGATGGGCAACCTCTATCAGGCCACGGCGCAAGCGCTTGCCAACACCGCCCACAACGCCACCAACGCCCAGCAGCAAAGCTACGTCACGACCCAGGCCGCCACCACGATGGGCGTCGCGACGCTGTACTCGCTCGACACCGCCGCCACCGGCGTGGCGACCAAGGACATCCTGAGCACCGGCGTCCGCGGCCTCGGCAGCTGA
- a CDS encoding RebB family R body protein: protein MAFPTAVNNQITDSVTQANTQVLGVSPSIAMGNLYQATAQALANAAHNATLAQQQMYVTAQAATTMGVALLYSLDTGSTAMATKKILG from the coding sequence ATGGCCTTTCCCACTGCCGTCAACAACCAGATCACCGATTCGGTGACGCAGGCGAACACCCAGGTGCTGGGGGTGTCTCCGTCCATTGCGATGGGCAACCTGTATCAGGCCACGGCGCAGGCGTTGGCCAACGCAGCGCACAACGCGACGCTGGCGCAACAACAGATGTACGTCACGGCACAGGCTGCGACCACGATGGGTGTCGCGCTGCTGTACTCGTTGGATACCGGCAGTACGGCAATGGCGACGAAGAAGATCCTCGGCTGA
- the flgE gene encoding flagellar hook protein FlgE, translating into MGYQQGLSGLAGASSDLDVIGNNIANANTVGFKGSTAQFADMYANSVASAVNNPIGIGTMLASVQQQFSQGTITSSTSSLNVAINGNGFFQMSNNGVVTYSRDGTFQRDKNGYIVNSQGLNLMGYAADANGVINSAATVPLQAPTTNIAPTATSKITGQFNLNSQDAVPATTPFNYSDPTSYNYTTSVQAFDSLGGSQNVNLYFVKSSTTGQWEAYAGPSGQTPTDLGSVKFNTAGTITSTSTPAGAPTTNVGQFSFSIPTTTGAANPQNLTLDLTGTTQYGGKNGINNLTQNGFASGVLTTFSIGADGKLTGNYSNGQTSTLGQIVLANFNNPNGLVSVGNNQYVETAASGVPQISAPGSTNHGTLQGSALENSNVDLTSQLVKLITAQRNYQANAQTIKTQQTVDQTLINL; encoded by the coding sequence ATGGGCTATCAACAAGGTTTGAGCGGTTTGGCAGGCGCGTCGAGCGACCTCGACGTGATCGGCAACAACATCGCGAACGCGAACACGGTCGGCTTCAAGGGAAGCACCGCGCAGTTTGCCGACATGTACGCGAATTCGGTCGCGTCGGCCGTCAACAATCCGATCGGCATCGGCACGATGCTCGCGTCGGTGCAGCAGCAGTTCAGCCAGGGCACGATCACGTCGAGCACCTCGTCGCTGAACGTCGCGATCAACGGCAACGGCTTCTTCCAGATGTCGAACAACGGCGTCGTCACGTATTCGCGCGACGGCACGTTCCAGCGCGACAAGAACGGCTACATCGTCAACTCGCAGGGCCTGAACCTGATGGGCTACGCGGCCGACGCGAACGGCGTGATCAACAGCGCGGCGACCGTGCCGCTGCAGGCGCCGACGACCAACATCGCGCCGACCGCGACGAGCAAGATTACCGGCCAGTTCAACCTGAACTCGCAGGACGCGGTGCCCGCGACGACGCCGTTCAACTATTCGGATCCGACGAGCTACAACTACACGACGTCGGTGCAGGCGTTCGATTCGCTCGGCGGCTCGCAGAACGTCAACCTGTACTTCGTGAAGAGCTCGACGACGGGTCAGTGGGAAGCGTACGCGGGCCCGTCGGGCCAGACGCCGACCGATCTCGGCTCGGTCAAGTTCAACACGGCGGGCACGATCACGAGCACGTCGACGCCGGCCGGCGCGCCGACGACGAACGTCGGCCAGTTCTCGTTCTCGATTCCGACGACGACGGGCGCGGCGAACCCGCAGAACCTGACGCTCGACCTGACGGGCACGACGCAGTACGGCGGCAAGAACGGCATCAACAACCTCACGCAGAACGGCTTCGCGAGCGGCGTGCTGACGACGTTCTCGATCGGCGCGGACGGCAAGCTCACGGGCAACTACTCGAACGGCCAGACGTCGACGCTCGGCCAGATCGTGCTCGCGAACTTCAACAATCCGAACGGCCTCGTGAGCGTCGGCAACAACCAGTACGTCGAGACGGCCGCGTCGGGCGTGCCGCAGATCTCCGCGCCCGGCAGCACGAACCACGGCACGCTGCAGGGCAGCGCGCTCGAAAACTCGAACGTCGACCTGACGAGCCAGCTCGTGAAGCTGATCACCGCGCAGCGCAACTACCAGGCGAACGCGCAGACGATCAAGACGCAGCAGACCGTCGACCAGACGCTCATCAACCTGTAA
- the flgD gene encoding flagellar hook assembly protein FlgD, producing the protein MTSSFTTIGGSGTTVNTLPFDTMSANSSSSSTTGTSTTGTSTTNGATGTGSSNANINVASSLSTTSASDLQTTFLKLLVTQLQNQDPTSPVDSAQMTSQLAQINTVSGIAQLNTSLTSLSSQLTAGQQTQAAMLIGSNVLAPGNTVPVKSGAASPFGVQLTSAVSNLTITVKNASGVVVNTINAGAQSAGTVPFNWTPTDTAGNKLPDGTYTISASYTDTSGKQYAPTTLSSAQVLSVVKQADGTPGLVLSNGSTVGFSQVASIFPNTTMSASNGSASSSTN; encoded by the coding sequence ATGACATCCTCCTTCACGACCATCGGCGGCAGCGGCACGACCGTGAACACGCTGCCGTTCGACACGATGAGCGCGAACAGCTCGTCGTCGAGCACGACGGGCACGAGCACGACCGGCACGAGCACGACGAACGGCGCGACCGGCACCGGCAGCTCGAACGCGAACATCAACGTCGCGAGCTCGCTGTCGACCACGTCGGCGAGCGACCTGCAGACGACGTTCCTCAAGCTGCTCGTCACGCAGTTGCAGAACCAGGATCCGACGAGTCCCGTCGACAGCGCGCAGATGACGTCGCAGCTCGCGCAGATCAACACGGTGAGCGGCATCGCGCAGTTGAACACGTCGCTCACGTCGCTGTCGTCGCAGCTCACGGCCGGCCAGCAGACGCAGGCGGCGATGCTGATCGGCTCGAACGTGCTCGCGCCGGGCAACACCGTGCCCGTCAAGAGCGGCGCGGCGTCGCCGTTCGGCGTGCAGCTGACGAGCGCCGTGTCGAACCTGACGATCACCGTGAAGAACGCGTCGGGCGTCGTCGTCAACACGATCAACGCGGGCGCGCAGTCGGCGGGCACCGTGCCGTTCAACTGGACGCCGACCGACACGGCCGGCAACAAGCTGCCCGACGGCACCTACACGATCAGCGCGAGCTACACCGACACGTCCGGCAAGCAGTACGCGCCGACGACGCTGTCGTCCGCGCAGGTGCTGAGCGTCGTCAAGCAGGCCGACGGCACGCCGGGGCTCGTGCTGTCGAACGGATCGACGGTCGGCTTCAGCCAGGTCGCATCGATCTTCCCGAATACCACGATGAGCGCGTCGAACGGCAGCGCCTCGTCTTCCACCAACTGA
- a CDS encoding RebB family R body protein, with translation MPQLAVDQTAAAAMAMTYLAMADSIGIAMSNAVANQQRGQVIAGAATTQVLALIIAKGSQQGS, from the coding sequence ATGCCACAGCTCGCCGTAGATCAAACGGCCGCCGCCGCGATGGCCATGACCTATCTCGCGATGGCCGACAGCATCGGCATCGCGATGAGCAATGCCGTCGCCAATCAGCAGCGAGGCCAGGTCATCGCCGGCGCGGCCACGACCCAGGTTCTCGCATTGATCATCGCAAAGGGAAGCCAACAGGGAAGCTAA
- the flgB gene encoding flagellar basal body rod protein FlgB, with protein MLDKLDAEFAFGRQALDVRTYRQELLSSNIANADTPGYRARDVDFSSTLARALKQDGARSAGNAAQLPLAQPAGVTSGMSMATTSGSHMAGNVKLIPTGGPSDDYGRAQYRIPQQPALDGNTVDLDTERVQFADNAVHYQAGMTVMTQQIKTMIAAITSNSSS; from the coding sequence ATGCTGGACAAACTCGATGCCGAATTCGCATTCGGCCGCCAGGCGCTCGACGTGCGCACGTATCGGCAGGAACTGCTGTCGTCGAACATCGCGAACGCCGACACGCCCGGCTACCGCGCGCGCGACGTCGATTTCTCGTCGACGCTCGCCCGTGCGCTGAAGCAGGACGGCGCGCGCTCCGCCGGCAACGCGGCGCAGCTTCCGCTCGCGCAGCCGGCCGGCGTGACGAGCGGGATGTCGATGGCGACGACGTCGGGCTCGCACATGGCGGGCAACGTGAAGCTGATCCCGACGGGCGGCCCGAGCGACGACTACGGCCGCGCGCAGTACCGGATCCCGCAGCAGCCGGCGCTCGACGGCAACACCGTCGATCTCGACACCGAGCGCGTGCAGTTCGCCGACAACGCGGTGCACTACCAGGCCGGGATGACGGTGATGACGCAGCAGATCAAGACGATGATCGCCGCGATCACGTCGAATTCGAGTTCGTGA
- a CDS encoding flagellar basal body P-ring protein FlgI, with the protein MVKTMRTLLARVVRVLRSNCRAAACCALAAACAFVLAPVAAHAERLKELAQIQGVRDNPLIGYGLVVGLDGTGDQTMQTPFTTQTLANMLANLGISINNGSANGGSSAMTNMQLKNVAAVMVTATLPPFARPGEAIDVTVSSLGNAKSLRGGTLLLTPLKGADGQVYALAQGNMAVGGAGASANGSRVQVNQLAAGRIAGGAIVERSVPNAIAQMNGVLQLQLNDMDYGTAQRIVSAVNSSFGAGTATALDGRTIQLTAPADSAQQVAFMARLQNLEVSPDKAAAKVILNARTGSIVMNQMVTLQNCAVAHGNLSVVVNTQPVVSQPGPFSNGQTVVAQQSQIQLKQDNGALRMVTAGANLAEVVKALNSLGATPADLMSILQAMKAAGALRADLEII; encoded by the coding sequence GTGGTGAAGACGATGCGTACCTTGCTCGCGCGCGTCGTGCGCGTTCTCCGTTCGAATTGCCGCGCGGCCGCGTGCTGCGCGCTCGCGGCCGCCTGCGCGTTCGTGCTCGCGCCCGTCGCCGCGCACGCGGAGCGCCTGAAGGAGCTCGCGCAGATCCAGGGCGTGCGCGACAACCCGCTGATCGGCTACGGCCTCGTCGTCGGCCTCGACGGCACCGGCGACCAGACGATGCAGACGCCGTTCACCACGCAGACGCTCGCGAACATGCTCGCGAACCTCGGCATCTCGATCAACAACGGCTCGGCGAACGGCGGCTCGTCGGCGATGACGAACATGCAGCTGAAGAACGTCGCCGCGGTGATGGTGACGGCGACGCTGCCGCCGTTCGCGCGGCCGGGCGAGGCGATCGACGTGACGGTGTCGTCGCTCGGCAACGCGAAGAGCCTGCGCGGCGGCACGCTGCTCCTCACGCCGTTGAAGGGCGCGGACGGCCAGGTCTACGCGCTCGCGCAGGGCAACATGGCGGTGGGCGGCGCGGGCGCGAGCGCGAACGGCAGCCGCGTGCAGGTGAACCAGCTCGCGGCCGGGCGGATCGCCGGCGGCGCGATCGTCGAGCGTTCGGTGCCGAACGCGATCGCGCAGATGAACGGCGTGCTGCAGCTGCAATTGAACGACATGGATTACGGCACCGCGCAGCGGATCGTGTCCGCGGTGAATTCGAGCTTCGGCGCGGGCACCGCGACGGCGCTCGACGGCCGCACGATCCAGCTCACGGCGCCCGCCGACTCGGCGCAGCAGGTCGCGTTCATGGCGCGGCTGCAGAATCTGGAAGTGAGCCCCGACAAGGCGGCGGCGAAGGTGATCCTGAACGCGCGCACGGGCTCGATCGTGATGAACCAGATGGTGACGCTGCAGAACTGCGCGGTCGCGCACGGCAATCTGTCGGTCGTCGTCAACACGCAGCCCGTCGTGTCGCAGCCGGGGCCGTTCTCGAACGGGCAGACGGTGGTCGCGCAGCAGTCGCAGATTCAGTTGAAGCAGGACAACGGCGCGCTGCGCATGGTGACGGCGGGCGCGAACCTCGCCGAAGTGGTGAAGGCGCTCAACTCGCTCGGCGCGACGCCCGCGGATCTGATGTCGATCCTGCAGGCGATGAAGGCGGCAGGCGCGCTACGCGCGGATCTGGAGATCATCTAA
- the flgM gene encoding flagellar biosynthesis anti-sigma factor FlgM — protein MKVDSTTTSNARTLSNASAGAARTQAGQPAAAQAPAGAAGAPTGGDANVSLSGLSSTLRNLAASGSADIDTAQVEAIRDAIKNGTLSIDTGKIADGILQTARELLKQPPQSGNG, from the coding sequence GTGAAAGTCGATTCCACCACTACTTCGAACGCCCGCACGCTGTCGAACGCCAGTGCGGGCGCGGCTCGCACGCAAGCCGGCCAGCCGGCCGCGGCCCAGGCGCCAGCCGGCGCCGCGGGCGCGCCGACGGGCGGAGACGCGAACGTGAGCCTGTCCGGCCTGTCGTCGACGCTGCGCAACCTGGCCGCATCGGGCAGCGCCGACATCGATACCGCCCAGGTCGAGGCGATTCGGGACGCGATCAAGAACGGCACGCTGTCGATCGACACGGGCAAGATCGCCGACGGCATCCTGCAGACCGCCCGCGAGCTGCTGAAGCAGCCGCCGCAATCGGGCAACGGCTGA
- a CDS encoding RebB family R body protein, with the protein MAFPTSVNSQITDSVAQVNTKVLGDAPSVAMGNLYVATSQALSNAAHNATNNQQQSYVTMQASTTQAVSTLLTVETGTTGAATAEILGLR; encoded by the coding sequence ATGGCATTTCCCACTTCAGTCAACAGCCAGATCACCGACTCGGTTGCGCAAGTCAACACGAAGGTGCTGGGCGACGCGCCATCCGTCGCGATGGGCAACCTGTATGTGGCAACGAGCCAGGCGCTGTCGAACGCCGCACACAACGCCACCAACAATCAGCAGCAATCGTACGTGACGATGCAGGCATCCACCACGCAGGCCGTGTCCACGCTGCTGACGGTGGAAACGGGCACCACGGGCGCTGCCACCGCGGAGATTCTCGGGCTGAGGTAA
- the flgF gene encoding flagellar basal-body rod protein FlgF: MDRLIYTAMTGATQSLEQQSVVANNLANTSTTGFRAQLATFRAVPMNFDDGSGNVDPSTTRTYTLSSTPVADFTPGPIERTGNPLDVAVQGPGWLSVMLPDGTEAYTRAGNLHVDQNGQLVTANNLPVVGNGGPLAVPPNAQLTIGQDGTVSALMPGDPPTAVAMIDQLKLVNPDPAAMKRGDDGLFRTADGNPADADPAVRVVPNSLEGSNVNPVAAMVSMIDNARAFELQTKLIQSADQNEQAANQLLNFS; encoded by the coding sequence ATGGACCGACTGATCTATACGGCGATGACGGGCGCGACGCAGTCGCTCGAGCAGCAGTCCGTCGTCGCGAACAATCTCGCGAACACGTCGACGACGGGGTTCCGCGCGCAGCTCGCGACGTTCCGCGCGGTGCCGATGAACTTCGACGACGGCAGCGGCAACGTCGATCCGTCGACGACGCGCACCTACACGCTGTCGTCGACGCCCGTCGCGGACTTCACGCCGGGCCCGATCGAGCGGACCGGCAACCCGCTCGACGTCGCGGTCCAGGGGCCGGGCTGGCTGTCCGTGATGCTGCCGGACGGCACCGAGGCGTACACGCGCGCGGGCAACCTGCACGTCGACCAGAACGGGCAGCTCGTGACCGCGAACAACCTGCCCGTCGTCGGCAACGGCGGCCCGCTCGCGGTGCCGCCGAACGCGCAGCTGACGATCGGCCAGGACGGCACCGTGTCGGCGCTGATGCCGGGCGATCCGCCGACCGCCGTCGCGATGATCGATCAACTGAAGCTCGTGAATCCCGATCCCGCTGCGATGAAGCGCGGCGACGACGGCCTGTTCCGCACCGCGGACGGTAATCCCGCCGATGCCGATCCGGCCGTGCGGGTCGTGCCGAATTCGCTCGAAGGCAGCAACGTCAATCCGGTGGCGGCGATGGTGTCGATGATCGACAACGCGCGCGCGTTCGAATTGCAGACGAAGCTGATCCAGTCCGCCGACCAGAACGAGCAGGCGGCGAACCAGCTGCTCAATTTCAGCTAA
- a CDS encoding flagella synthesis protein FlgN translates to MRDELLATVNDEHATVEAFASLLAYEEKALTTASPLEALPGIVDRKSELIEKLAHLERRRDTLLASLGLPAGKTGMDRAAENDVRLANGWQLLQQSAERARHANAINGMLIRIRMDYNERTLSVLRAAPQRNGFYGPDGRVAAAAR, encoded by the coding sequence ATGAGAGACGAACTGCTGGCCACGGTCAACGACGAGCACGCGACGGTCGAAGCGTTCGCGTCCCTGCTTGCCTACGAGGAAAAGGCGCTGACGACGGCGTCGCCGCTCGAGGCGCTGCCGGGCATCGTCGACAGGAAATCCGAGCTGATCGAGAAGCTCGCGCACCTCGAACGCCGGCGCGACACGCTGCTCGCGTCGCTCGGCCTGCCGGCCGGCAAGACGGGGATGGATCGCGCGGCCGAAAACGACGTGCGTCTCGCGAACGGCTGGCAGTTGCTGCAGCAATCGGCCGAACGCGCGCGCCACGCGAACGCGATCAACGGGATGCTGATCCGCATCCGGATGGACTACAACGAACGCACGCTGTCCGTGCTGCGCGCCGCGCCGCAGCGCAACGGCTTTTACGGGCCGGACGGCCGCGTCGCGGCCGCCGCGCGCTAG